In a single window of the Diospyros lotus cultivar Yz01 chromosome 10, ASM1463336v1, whole genome shotgun sequence genome:
- the LOC127810875 gene encoding uncharacterized protein LOC127810875 isoform X1 — protein sequence MMTHHHSQVCLPRIDLPLSLSLSLSLSLYIYIYIYRTQTILFVEFERFPLRCYLFSVYPKVKVREEEDDDVINVHALDGLQSLSIHDVDSPVREFEDDSPASIVRIPKSYIPGATSPTIPLSRGEGENDSKKKALEDKKTNTRASSVPRPRAVLSSPDNDVMIRSRNKAKTGLLSGLKDNDSCQNRHTQCKVTPRRSAFETTKTTRRVSVEVADGLRGSGHNHKQVKTDSRTLKWRF from the exons ATGATGACCCACCACCATAGCCAAGTGTGCCTTCCAAGGATTgacctccctctctctctctctctctctctctctctctctttatatatatatatatatatatatcgcacACAAACAATATTGTTTGTTGAATTTGAACGCTTCCCTCTCAG GTGTTATTTGTTTTCTG TGTATCCAAAGGTGAAGgtgagggaagaagaagatgatgatgtgaTAAATGTCCATGCCTTGGATGGTCTCCAATCTCTGTCCATACACGATGTTGATTCTCCAG TTAGGGAATTTGAAGATGATTCACCAGCATCCATTGTGAGAATACCAAAGTCCTACATCCCTGGTGCAACAAGTCCTACGATTCCTTTGTCCAGAG GAGAAGGCGAGAACGACAGCAAAAAGAAAGCTCTGGAGGACAAGAAAACAAATACTAGAGCTAGTTCAGTCCCACGGCCTCGTGCTGTTTTATCAAGTCCCG ATAACGATGTGATGATCAGGAGCAGAAACAAGGCAAAAACAGGACTACTTTCGGGATTGAAGGATAATGATTCGTGCCAAAACAGACACACGCAGTGCAAGGTTACGCCAAGAAGAAGCGCTTTTGAAACTACTAAAACCACGAGAAGAGTCTCCGTTGAAGTTGCTGATGGCTTGAGAGGCTCTGGCCACAACCACAAGCAGGTCAAGACAGATAGCAGAACTCTGAAGTGGAGATTTTGA
- the LOC127810875 gene encoding uncharacterized protein LOC127810875 isoform X2, whose product MVQTPLTQNPESAHITVSATSRASDTTKTMYPKVKVREEEDDDVINVHALDGLQSLSIHDVDSPVREFEDDSPASIVRIPKSYIPGATSPTIPLSRGEGENDSKKKALEDKKTNTRASSVPRPRAVLSSPDNDVMIRSRNKAKTGLLSGLKDNDSCQNRHTQCKVTPRRSAFETTKTTRRVSVEVADGLRGSGHNHKQVKTDSRTLKWRF is encoded by the exons ATGGTTCAAACGCCTCTGACCCAGAACCCAGAATCTGCCCATATTACTGTTTCCGCAACATCTCGAGCATCCGATACAACGAAAACAA TGTATCCAAAGGTGAAGgtgagggaagaagaagatgatgatgtgaTAAATGTCCATGCCTTGGATGGTCTCCAATCTCTGTCCATACACGATGTTGATTCTCCAG TTAGGGAATTTGAAGATGATTCACCAGCATCCATTGTGAGAATACCAAAGTCCTACATCCCTGGTGCAACAAGTCCTACGATTCCTTTGTCCAGAG GAGAAGGCGAGAACGACAGCAAAAAGAAAGCTCTGGAGGACAAGAAAACAAATACTAGAGCTAGTTCAGTCCCACGGCCTCGTGCTGTTTTATCAAGTCCCG ATAACGATGTGATGATCAGGAGCAGAAACAAGGCAAAAACAGGACTACTTTCGGGATTGAAGGATAATGATTCGTGCCAAAACAGACACACGCAGTGCAAGGTTACGCCAAGAAGAAGCGCTTTTGAAACTACTAAAACCACGAGAAGAGTCTCCGTTGAAGTTGCTGATGGCTTGAGAGGCTCTGGCCACAACCACAAGCAGGTCAAGACAGATAGCAGAACTCTGAAGTGGAGATTTTGA
- the LOC127812157 gene encoding nuclear transport factor 2-like isoform X1 encodes MATPFGMSVTAAQVGTYFITKYYQILQHQPDYIYQFYSDASTVLRIDGNNREAAKGMLQIHMLVMSLHYTGIEIKSAHSLESWNGGVLVMVSGSVHIKGLSSGRKFIQSFFLAPQEKGYFVLNDIFHFIDEESVHHLPIAYLDQGNLDSEVIASATNQEPAFNYMLGGETLRELVAPVDNEENGPVGNYNFSEGRLEHTSDADRIFEDNFEQSTGSLQNSTSHVHDHLSAHVEESVREPQKQTYASIVAKGPSAATAPPQMSSSKGTSSELEWSHVPEPPIQQSIASSVGADRWGDDAAEEDLALADEGEIKSVYVRSFPSTVSASEIEEEFKKFGKLKLDAVAIRNRKDGFCYAFVEFEDVTGVQNAVKASTVEIAGCQVFIEARRANRVNAFQGGRPGRARGWSGYPTGAPRGYFGGRGSGRGRAHDGSSRGYRRPTQRGIYRPVSGQGRGRSSEPSA; translated from the exons ATGGCCACTCCATTTGGCATGTCGGTCACTGCGGCCCAG GTTGGGACTTACTTTATTACGAAATATTACCAGATACTTCAGCACCAACCTGATTATATTTACCAGTTTTACAGCGATGCCAGCACTGTGCTTCGGATTGATGGGAACAACAGGGAGGCTGCCAAAGGAATGCTG CAAATACATATGCTTGTTATGTCTCTACATTACACTGGAATAGAAATCAAGTCAGCTCATTCCCTTGAGTCTTGGAATGGAGGTGTCCTTGTGATGGTTTCTGGTTCTGTGCATATCAAGGGCTTAAGTAGCGGGAGGAAGTTTATACAGAGCTTCTTCCTTGCTCCACAAGAGAAAGGGTACTTTGTTCTCAATGATATCTTTCACTTTATTGACGAAGAATCTGTTCACCACCTTCCAATTGCCTATTTAGACCAGGGAAATCTTGATTCTGAAGTAATTGCTTCAGCTACTAATCAAGAACCAG CATTCAACTACATGCTGGGTGGAGAAACATTAAGAGAGCTTGTGGCTCCTGTTGATAACGAAGAAAATGGTCCAGTTGGCAATTACAATTTCTCAGAGGGACGGCTGGAGCACACCTCTGACGCTGACAGAATATTTGAAGACAATTTTGAGCAGTCTACTGGTTCACTTCAAAATTCAACCAGCCATGTACATGACCATCTGTCCGCTCATGTGGAGGAATCTGTTAGGGAGCCCCAAAAGCAAACTTATGCTTCTATT GTTGCTAAAGGACCATCTGCTGCAACAGCACCTCCTCAGATGTCTTCTAGCAAGGGCACATCTTCTGAGTTGGAATGGAGTCATGTACCCGAACCACCGATTCAGCAGTCCATTGCATCATCTGTTGGTGCTGATCGTTGGGGGGATGATGCTGCAGAGGAGGATTTAGCTCTGGCGGATGAAG GTGAAATAAAGTCAGTTTATGTGAGAAGCTTCCCATCAACTGTCTCTGCTTCTGAAATAGAAGAGGAATTTAAGAAATTCGGTAAACTGAAGCTTGATGCTGTGGCAATTAGAAACCGAAAG GACGGATTTTGTTATGCTTTTGTTGAATTTGAAGATGTCACTGGTGTTCAAAATGCAGTCAAG GCTTCTACAGTTGAGATAGCAGGATGTCAAGTATTCATTGAAGCACGTAGAGCAAATAGAGTCAATGCATTTCAAGGAGGAA GACCAGGTAGAGCTAGAGGCTGGAGTGGCTATCCAACAGGGGCACCAAGGGGATATTTTGGTGGTCGGGGTTCGGGTAGGGGACGTGCCCATGATGGGAGCAGCCGCGGTTACAGAAGACCAACACAACGTGGAATCTACCGACCAGTTTCTGGGCAAGGGAGAGGGCGTTCAAGCGAACCAAGTGCCTAG
- the LOC127812157 gene encoding nuclear transport factor 2-like isoform X2 produces the protein MATPFGMSVTAAQFYSDASTVLRIDGNNREAAKGMLQIHMLVMSLHYTGIEIKSAHSLESWNGGVLVMVSGSVHIKGLSSGRKFIQSFFLAPQEKGYFVLNDIFHFIDEESVHHLPIAYLDQGNLDSEVIASATNQEPAFNYMLGGETLRELVAPVDNEENGPVGNYNFSEGRLEHTSDADRIFEDNFEQSTGSLQNSTSHVHDHLSAHVEESVREPQKQTYASIVAKGPSAATAPPQMSSSKGTSSELEWSHVPEPPIQQSIASSVGADRWGDDAAEEDLALADEGEIKSVYVRSFPSTVSASEIEEEFKKFGKLKLDAVAIRNRKDGFCYAFVEFEDVTGVQNAVKASTVEIAGCQVFIEARRANRVNAFQGGRPGRARGWSGYPTGAPRGYFGGRGSGRGRAHDGSSRGYRRPTQRGIYRPVSGQGRGRSSEPSA, from the exons ATGGCCACTCCATTTGGCATGTCGGTCACTGCGGCCCAG TTTTACAGCGATGCCAGCACTGTGCTTCGGATTGATGGGAACAACAGGGAGGCTGCCAAAGGAATGCTG CAAATACATATGCTTGTTATGTCTCTACATTACACTGGAATAGAAATCAAGTCAGCTCATTCCCTTGAGTCTTGGAATGGAGGTGTCCTTGTGATGGTTTCTGGTTCTGTGCATATCAAGGGCTTAAGTAGCGGGAGGAAGTTTATACAGAGCTTCTTCCTTGCTCCACAAGAGAAAGGGTACTTTGTTCTCAATGATATCTTTCACTTTATTGACGAAGAATCTGTTCACCACCTTCCAATTGCCTATTTAGACCAGGGAAATCTTGATTCTGAAGTAATTGCTTCAGCTACTAATCAAGAACCAG CATTCAACTACATGCTGGGTGGAGAAACATTAAGAGAGCTTGTGGCTCCTGTTGATAACGAAGAAAATGGTCCAGTTGGCAATTACAATTTCTCAGAGGGACGGCTGGAGCACACCTCTGACGCTGACAGAATATTTGAAGACAATTTTGAGCAGTCTACTGGTTCACTTCAAAATTCAACCAGCCATGTACATGACCATCTGTCCGCTCATGTGGAGGAATCTGTTAGGGAGCCCCAAAAGCAAACTTATGCTTCTATT GTTGCTAAAGGACCATCTGCTGCAACAGCACCTCCTCAGATGTCTTCTAGCAAGGGCACATCTTCTGAGTTGGAATGGAGTCATGTACCCGAACCACCGATTCAGCAGTCCATTGCATCATCTGTTGGTGCTGATCGTTGGGGGGATGATGCTGCAGAGGAGGATTTAGCTCTGGCGGATGAAG GTGAAATAAAGTCAGTTTATGTGAGAAGCTTCCCATCAACTGTCTCTGCTTCTGAAATAGAAGAGGAATTTAAGAAATTCGGTAAACTGAAGCTTGATGCTGTGGCAATTAGAAACCGAAAG GACGGATTTTGTTATGCTTTTGTTGAATTTGAAGATGTCACTGGTGTTCAAAATGCAGTCAAG GCTTCTACAGTTGAGATAGCAGGATGTCAAGTATTCATTGAAGCACGTAGAGCAAATAGAGTCAATGCATTTCAAGGAGGAA GACCAGGTAGAGCTAGAGGCTGGAGTGGCTATCCAACAGGGGCACCAAGGGGATATTTTGGTGGTCGGGGTTCGGGTAGGGGACGTGCCCATGATGGGAGCAGCCGCGGTTACAGAAGACCAACACAACGTGGAATCTACCGACCAGTTTCTGGGCAAGGGAGAGGGCGTTCAAGCGAACCAAGTGCCTAG
- the LOC127812157 gene encoding nuclear transport factor 2-like isoform X3, which produces MLQIHMLVMSLHYTGIEIKSAHSLESWNGGVLVMVSGSVHIKGLSSGRKFIQSFFLAPQEKGYFVLNDIFHFIDEESVHHLPIAYLDQGNLDSEVIASATNQEPAFNYMLGGETLRELVAPVDNEENGPVGNYNFSEGRLEHTSDADRIFEDNFEQSTGSLQNSTSHVHDHLSAHVEESVREPQKQTYASIVAKGPSAATAPPQMSSSKGTSSELEWSHVPEPPIQQSIASSVGADRWGDDAAEEDLALADEGEIKSVYVRSFPSTVSASEIEEEFKKFGKLKLDAVAIRNRKDGFCYAFVEFEDVTGVQNAVKASTVEIAGCQVFIEARRANRVNAFQGGRPGRARGWSGYPTGAPRGYFGGRGSGRGRAHDGSSRGYRRPTQRGIYRPVSGQGRGRSSEPSA; this is translated from the exons ATGCTG CAAATACATATGCTTGTTATGTCTCTACATTACACTGGAATAGAAATCAAGTCAGCTCATTCCCTTGAGTCTTGGAATGGAGGTGTCCTTGTGATGGTTTCTGGTTCTGTGCATATCAAGGGCTTAAGTAGCGGGAGGAAGTTTATACAGAGCTTCTTCCTTGCTCCACAAGAGAAAGGGTACTTTGTTCTCAATGATATCTTTCACTTTATTGACGAAGAATCTGTTCACCACCTTCCAATTGCCTATTTAGACCAGGGAAATCTTGATTCTGAAGTAATTGCTTCAGCTACTAATCAAGAACCAG CATTCAACTACATGCTGGGTGGAGAAACATTAAGAGAGCTTGTGGCTCCTGTTGATAACGAAGAAAATGGTCCAGTTGGCAATTACAATTTCTCAGAGGGACGGCTGGAGCACACCTCTGACGCTGACAGAATATTTGAAGACAATTTTGAGCAGTCTACTGGTTCACTTCAAAATTCAACCAGCCATGTACATGACCATCTGTCCGCTCATGTGGAGGAATCTGTTAGGGAGCCCCAAAAGCAAACTTATGCTTCTATT GTTGCTAAAGGACCATCTGCTGCAACAGCACCTCCTCAGATGTCTTCTAGCAAGGGCACATCTTCTGAGTTGGAATGGAGTCATGTACCCGAACCACCGATTCAGCAGTCCATTGCATCATCTGTTGGTGCTGATCGTTGGGGGGATGATGCTGCAGAGGAGGATTTAGCTCTGGCGGATGAAG GTGAAATAAAGTCAGTTTATGTGAGAAGCTTCCCATCAACTGTCTCTGCTTCTGAAATAGAAGAGGAATTTAAGAAATTCGGTAAACTGAAGCTTGATGCTGTGGCAATTAGAAACCGAAAG GACGGATTTTGTTATGCTTTTGTTGAATTTGAAGATGTCACTGGTGTTCAAAATGCAGTCAAG GCTTCTACAGTTGAGATAGCAGGATGTCAAGTATTCATTGAAGCACGTAGAGCAAATAGAGTCAATGCATTTCAAGGAGGAA GACCAGGTAGAGCTAGAGGCTGGAGTGGCTATCCAACAGGGGCACCAAGGGGATATTTTGGTGGTCGGGGTTCGGGTAGGGGACGTGCCCATGATGGGAGCAGCCGCGGTTACAGAAGACCAACACAACGTGGAATCTACCGACCAGTTTCTGGGCAAGGGAGAGGGCGTTCAAGCGAACCAAGTGCCTAG
- the LOC127812158 gene encoding uncharacterized protein LOC127812158, producing the protein MPKIGVKTDVTIAVLSNSYITTLFLPILCVGRLNFTISLVVFCRPCLHPPILAPPPAYSSRMAARCLKPFHLLEISIISAQDLKPVSKKMRTYATAWVHPKRKLATAVDAHGGNNPSWNDKFVFRVDDDFLRRDSTAVTVEIYAVHWLRDTLVGSLRLLVGNFFNSGVRFAALQVRRRSGRPQGILNVGVVVLDGSMRSMPLSSQLGANSGNDQTNPKPILSRSRSERKVAHGKENAKADRKNEKQKVEEKNNNGSKLNAFDFRGPKGSSMVNGKYIYGRQKKAQCFLTDSDVGPSPSEVAAAIAKEREMRPLDDKESSALGGWSLDGTVEGLRSRLERWRMELPPQHNRGGFGGRGSSGRSSSHHHVRQGAAMNGGRVGLFSCFGKICCFECECVCGKPSPTQGRSLRLSSDHRTSRKVN; encoded by the coding sequence ATGCCCAAAATTGGTGTTAAAACTGACGTTACAATAGCTGTTCTTTCGAATTCTTATATTACAACTCTTTTCCTTCCCATCCTTTGCGTTGGCCGCCTCAATTTCACCATTTCCCTGGTCGTCTTTTGTCGTCCATGCTTACATCCTCCCATCCTCGCACCGCCGCCGGCGTACTCTTCGAGAATGGCGGCCCGTTGTTTAAAGCCGTTCCACCTCCTGGAAATAAGCATCATCTCAGCCCAAGACTTGAAACCCGTGTCCAAGAAGATGAGGACTTACGCCACCGCCTGGGTCCACCCCAAGCGGAAGCTCGCCACCGCCGTCGACGCCCACGGCGGCAATAACCCCTCCTGGAACGACAAGTTCGTCTTCCGGGTCGACGACGACTTCCTCCGCCGCGACTCCACCGCCGTGACGGTCGAGATCTACGCCGTCCACTGGCTCCGCGACACCCTAGTGGGTTCCCTCCGCCTCCTTGTCGGTAACTTTTTTAACTCCGGCGTTCGGTTCGCCGCCCTCCAGGTACGCCGCCGGTCCGGGCGGCCCCAGGGCATTCTCAACGTTGGCGTGGTGGTTCTCGACGGCTCCATGCGAAGCATGCCTTTAAGCAGCCAACTCGGCGCTAATTCAGGTAACGATCAGACGAATCCAAAGCCGATATTGAGCCGATCGCGAAGCGAACGGAAGGTGGCTCATGGTAAAGAGAATGCCAAAGCTGATCGGAAGAATGAAAAACAGAAGGTTGAAGAGAAGAACAATAATGGGTCGAAGCTGAATGCGTTTGATTTTAGAGGTCCGAAAGGATCGTCCATGGTGAACGGGAAGTACATTTATGGGCGTCAAAAGAAAGCTCAATGTTTCTTGACAGACTCCGATGTGGGTCCATCGCCTTCGGAGGTGGCGGCGGCAATCGCGAAGGAGAGGGAGATGCGTCCGTTGGATGACAAGGAGAGCTCGGCGTTGGGCGGGTGGAGCTTGGATGGGACAGTGGAAGGGCTGCGATCGAGGCTCGAGAGGTGGCGGATGGAGCTCCCGCCGCAGCACAATCGGGGAGGGTTCGGCGGTCGTGGTAGTAGTGGCCGGTCGTCGAGCCACCATCACGTCCGGCAAGGCGCCGCCATGAACGGTGGTCGAGTGGGGTTGTTCTCATGTTTCGGCAAGATTTGCTGCTTTGAGTGCGAATGTGTTTGTGGGAAGCCGTCCCCAACTCAAGGAAGGAGCCTTAGACTTAGTAGCGACCATCGAACTTCAAGAAAAGTCAACTAA